CAGGAAGGAGAGAACAGAACCCAACATACAAGATGAAGTACTCTGCTTTGATATCCATCCTCGTCCTGGTGCTGGCTTCCATGTGTCTGGCTCCGGCGGCGGCCAGCTTTTGTCCGTGCGACCTCAAGACGGTGAAGACGGAGGTGTGCGGCTCCAACGGGGTCACCTACAAGAATCGCTGCGAGTTCGAGTGCACACAACGCGACTACAAGAAGCTGGGCCGCAACTTGAATATCAGGAAGGAGGGGCCTTGTTAGTGGAGAATCCATAGAGATGCTCTCTCTAGAGCGAGACAGACATTGAGGACAATTTTCCCAATTTAAATAAGTGCTGTGAGATAAAGGACCCCTGGAAATAATTAATATATATTCTATGTTTACTGAAATATGTTTTGATTGCTTTCACTTTCACAATTTCAATGTTTTTTATATGAATTAAACGAAATGGGCTGATCATCTTTCAAATATTCTGTCAGAGAATACTTTATAATGCTGTTGCATTTAATATATATGTCTAAATgcctaaatatatatatgccTAAGAAATGTCCCAAGTTTCCAACTATTTCTTACAGTGCATCCCCCAGTCGCATCGCTAAAATGGAGTACATGAAAGCTCTCTTTTCTATTTGTTGAATTCCAGTCAAGTTCTCATCATTGAGTCGCATCGGAACCAAACGTATTATATAAGTATGCAAATAGCGCCATTCAATGCTAATTAAAAGCCACTTTGACGTGTGCGTCATCACCTCTCAGTCAATCAAACGGATCGGCGACATGACCTCCGTGCGCTTTCATTGGCACTCTCTGAATGAGACTCTGAGGGGAacaatctctctctctctgggggCTCTGTCGCTTTGAGCATTCGACGCACGCACATCAATCAAATTTATGCATAATTAATCGTTTGCCAGCAGCCATTTGCCTCTGATTTTCTGATTGCCTGCGATGTGATTTATTAACTCTGTGCGGAGCGGCTTGACTAATTGAATTTCAATACGCACGTATTGCGGTGCCGCCGCAAACATCAAAATCGGGTGCAAACAATGCCACGGTCTCCCACTGCCACAAACAGGAAGCCGAAAACAGGAACAATCACAAGACCCATAACAGAGGAGTATTCCTTTATGAGGCCCAGGAGCATAGAACTACCGTTCGCTTTATGACGGGAAGCTGCTGTCAGCTGTACGGAATTCGGCCAGCCGGAATTTTATTAAAAAGATAACTCCGAACGGGTTGAACGGGGTCTTATCTGCCAGCAGACAGCAGCAGTCATAGCGAATTAGCTAAAATGGGGATTTTATCATAATTTGTCAGCCAGCACAGCACAGGTGTCATCTTTCTAATTAAAGTGTATGCAGAGCATTATTTTAAACAGAGTGATGACAGAGTGACAAATGAAAACAGAGCGACAGAGTGGCAAAGAGCAAGAAAAGTTTGGAGTTTATAGGAAAAGAGATATCTTTTTGCTAACAAACTTTTTGTTTTACTTTTTAGCGATATTATTGATCGCTTTATTGCCCATCCGAATGTGGATCCATGGTAGTGGTATATGGAACGCTGGAATCGGGATATGGATATGCTCCATAAAATCACGTATAATCTCTGCCAGGCAGAGCAAAGGAGCTCCTGAGCTATGCTGCTCCTCCTACACCTCGTAGTCTCCATCAGAGATTGAGATGTCTTTTAAGTGATTAATCCTAATAAGAATTATTGTATCTGAATaaaaaaaatggttttggGTACGTCCCAAtttttctgtagttttgtGGTATGGATTTTAAAGGATGAACAACCAAATCTCTGTCGCAAAAAGCACCAATTTGATGCGGCctctatcaaatcaatcaaattTTGTCCACCAATATTCTATTTTGAAATATGTCACATTTTATTTCCAATGCTGTACTGTCGCCTTTTCCTGTACCTTTTAGTTAATGCCAGTACGATCCCATCGTTTATAATTCTTGGTAACCAATCCCAACGTTTTAGCATGCCAACAGCTTCATCGAATGTTTCTCTTTGCATCATCTTTCTTTGGCACAACGCGTATCCACATTCTTGATGCCTTCTACGATATCCTTAATCTGGTACCGCTGTTATTCGCTGGTACATCAATATAGACCAGGCCTAAGAGGCGCTCTATGTCTGTGGCGTATTCCTGGAGAGAAGCGACGTAATTTTGTTTTGACAATTTTTAGTTGAATATAAACCGAAAACCACAGAAGGCAACACGAATTTGGGGCCTATCCAACAGATTGAAAGCAGATAATTTTGCCTCTAGGACCTGCCCCCAAAAACCATAAAAATAAAAGCGATAGTAAAGGTGGAATAGGGGGATATCTGTTATCGTACAGATATATGGAAATTTACATACTTATAAAAAAACGAcagcatgctgctgctgctgttgttgttgcaatcGATTTGTGATAACAAGTATTTGATAAGCGTAAACGTATTGACAACATCAAACAGCAAGtcccaaaaaaaccaaaaagagaaGAGAGAACACGCCGCCCAATTCAAATTTGTTGAAGCTCAAGGGTTGTCAATGGACAGAAACCCCTTGGAAAAAGTGGGAAAATATGGGAGAAAATAAGTGGGTGGAAAGGGGGGGTATGCGGACGGACTCCGAAACCCGTAGCATATGTTTAGGCGCGTGTGTTAAATTCGTAAATATCTGGGGCTACCGGGGATTAGACGGAGACTGATTTTTAATATGCCAGGCTGGGTCCCTCCCGTGCCCCCGAAAAACTTTGATATGATTAAATATTTACATAATAAAAAATGTAGGCTGtgtgtatttatttattcgtGCTCGGGGAGTCAGAAGTCAAATTGAAAAGTGCTCCGAAAGGAATTTGCGGCCCATTCCAAAAAATATTCTGACACAAAAGGCTGAAGCTCCTTCCTCCATTGCGGAGGAAACGCGAAAGCGAAAGCAATTCAATCAGAGTCGCGACATGAAAGGTAAACCCTGATGTCCTACCATCTCGACCGACAAGCCcacagacaggcagacagggACAGACAGGTGCCCCCGCCGGTGCCCCCCAAAAAAGTGGGACAGCAAGGGTGGGGGATACCACCCGGGACAGGTGAGTGAGTTGGCACAGTTCTGCGAGACAGACGGTCGACAGGCGCAAGATTAGTCAGGTATTCCTCCCCAATCCCCGGACAACACCAATTTCGTTGAAGTTTTCCCCAGCGACGGTGCGGGGGTGGGGCCCCCGAAATTATAGCAAATTTTCTTGGCTTTGATTTGGCCCCGGCAAAGGAATCCCAATATGTATATAGGAAAGACTCGAGACACGCCCACGTCAAACCCTTTTCATGTCGAGCGGCGAAAGTAGCTGAATTATGCCAAGTTTTCCACGGTTCATGTGAAGATTTCTGCACATATTTGTGCACCATTTTCCGCCAATATTACGGCCAGAGGAGCACTCTCACAGGATCTAGAGGCAAACATTTCAGCTCGTGGATGTGGCTGCTTAACAATGGCATCACAGCCATTTGCTTACTGGTTTGTTTTGATGTTGGCAACATGTTTTAATTAAgctgccagcagcagcagaagcagcagcagcagcagccttcATCTTCCATTCGAAATATGGCGGTAGGGCTGGGAGCTGGGACACTGGAGGGGGGATAGGAGATGCGGAACGGTTCCATTTGGACATCCTGGTCACGCAACGGAAGTTCGCGGTTTGGAAAGCGAAATTGCAGCGTGATAAATGAGCTGATGGTTGGAGGTGGGCTTGGGTCTGGGTTTGGCGGAAATACAAGCTTTGGGATTTGTTCTGAAAAGCGGTTTTGAAATTAGGAAACGGAGCTAATAACTTATGGCTCAATTTACAGTGTGTTGCCATGGCGGAGTAGGCTTTTAGTGAACTCTTTCTAattaacataattaaaatttgTTCATGGTTAAATGTTGAAATCCCTATCTCTTACTCGTTGTAATTATTTATAcgaattttaatatatatttCACTTCAGAGTGATTCATATTCCCCCATAAATCCACCTTCCAGTACAACTTCTATTCTTATTTCTAACCAAATATCAAACGTGTCGCGCGTCATGCAGCAGTGCCCTTCGGTAGGGATGGTTTTCGCGCGAAAGAAGCTTCCGCTTGGTGCCACTCCACTTGTATCTCAAATTTGAACACTAAATAAATTTATATTAATTCTTTCTAAAGCTTCTTCCATTTCTTTATTTGCTTCTGTTCTATCTCTAACCCAAAATGAATCCAAAATTAGCTTCCAATCACCATCTGTGATCCTTCAACATCCTCCAATACTGGTACTACACCCACTCCATCTGCTCTcactttattttcattttgaaGGTGACACATTTTCTCCCGTGGGAGGGGGAAGTGGAGAAGTTTCGATGAACAAACAAGTTCAAATGATATATGGTTACGCGGAGAGTAAATGGAGTAATATTCCCTTCACGAACAGTACAAATACCTGACAATGCCCGACAGTTGTCTCAATATTTGAGAGGCGATCGCCGTGCCTAGCCAAATAAACAGAACCGGAATTGAGTGGCCGGCCGAAAGGTATAAAAGAGCTGTGAAACGGGAAGCCCAGAGAGAACTCAGTTGTCAACTGAAGTTACAGCAATTGAAGATGGGTTTTGGGAAGATAATTGCCCTAGCGGTGAGTGTGGGTCTAGTTGTGTGCTTCGTGCAGGGCGGACCGTCGAAGAAGGAGCAAAAGGCGTTGGAGGAGAAGAACAATTGGTGGAAGAACGAGGTGTTCTACCAAATCTATCCGAGATCCTTCCAGGACAACGATGGCGATGGCATTGGCGATCTGCCAGGCGTCACCTCAAGGCTGGAGTATCTGAAGGAGACGGGCATCACGGCCATCTGGATGAGTCCCATTTTCGAATCGCCCATGGTGGACTTTGGCTATGACATTTCCAACTACACGAACATTCACCCGGAGTACGGAACCCTGGACGACTTCGATGCACTGATAGCGAAGGCCAACGAGCTGGGCATTAAGGTCATCCTCGACTTTGTGCCCAACCACAGCTCCGACAAGCATCCCTGGTTCGCCAAGTCGATCGCCAGGGAGGATGGCTACGAGGACTTCTACGTCTGGGAGAACGGTACTCTCCTGGAGAACGGCACTCGCGTGCCGCCCAACAACTGGCGATCTGTCTTCTCCGGTTCTGCCTGGGAGTGGAACGACGAGAGGGGACAGTACTACCTGCGTCAGTTCACCTACGCCCAGCCCGATCTGAACTACCGCAATCCGGCCGTGGTCCAGGCCATGGACGACACTCTGCAGTTTTGGATGAACAAAGGAGTCGCTGGGTTCCGCATCGATGCCGTCATCTACACTTACGAGGACATACAGCAGCGGGACGAGCCCCTGAGCGGCACCACCAGCGATCCCAATTCGTACGATTACCTCGACCACATCTACACGAAGAACCAAGACGAGGGCTATGTCCTCCTGCAGCACTGGCGACAGCTCCTCGACAACTACTCGGCCCTAAATGAGGGTCCTCTGAGGATTATGATGACCGAGGGCTACGCCCCCCTGACGATGCTGATGGATTACTACGAGGATGCGCAGGGCGTTCAGGGACCACAGTTTCCCTTCAACTTTGATTTCATAACCGAACTGAATGCCAACTCCTTGGCGGCGGACTTTGTCTTCTTCATCGAGAGATGGCTGATCTACATGCCCCGTGGACACGTGGCCAATTGGGTGATGGGCAATCACGATAATGCCCGTGTGGCCTCGCGTTTTGGTGCCCAGTCCGTGGATGCCATGAATATGCTGATGATGACACTGCCTGGCATCGGTGTGACCTACAATGTGAGTGCGTCTATCTCTCCA
The sequence above is a segment of the Drosophila miranda strain MSH22 chromosome 4, D.miranda_PacBio2.1, whole genome shotgun sequence genome. Coding sequences within it:
- the LOC108162508 gene encoding uncharacterized protein LOC108162508, with the translated sequence MKYSALISILVLVLASMCLAPAAASFCPCDLKTVKTEVCGSNGVTYKNRCEFECTQRDYKKLGRNLNIRKEGPC
- the LOC108162504 gene encoding maltase 1: MGFGKIIALAVSVGLVVCFVQGGPSKKEQKALEEKNNWWKNEVFYQIYPRSFQDNDGDGIGDLPGVTSRLEYLKETGITAIWMSPIFESPMVDFGYDISNYTNIHPEYGTLDDFDALIAKANELGIKVILDFVPNHSSDKHPWFAKSIAREDGYEDFYVWENGTLLENGTRVPPNNWRSVFSGSAWEWNDERGQYYLRQFTYAQPDLNYRNPAVVQAMDDTLQFWMNKGVAGFRIDAVIYTYEDIQQRDEPLSGTTSDPNSYDYLDHIYTKNQDEGYVLLQHWRQLLDNYSALNEGPLRIMMTEGYAPLTMLMDYYEDAQGVQGPQFPFNFDFITELNANSLAADFVFFIERWLIYMPRGHVANWVMGNHDNARVASRFGAQSVDAMNMLMMTLPGIGVTYNGEELGMIDYRDISWEETVDQPACEAGIDNYKWISRDPERTPMQWSDEANAGFSNASATWLPVHPNYKELNLRNQQQAQRSHYKVYQSLLKLRQLSALKNGDFIPEVVNRRVFAFKREIKGQNTLLTIINVKNQTEQVDISDFIDLPNRLQVLVAGVDSEHRAGERLSPEAIALAPYEGLVIQLSKRK